In Bacillus sp. SM2101, one genomic interval encodes:
- a CDS encoding ABC transporter substrate-binding protein translates to MLVEEHYLQLRTHFSNEQNREWIEVKLTRISEILYSTKRNTNILIKKMEDRNWIKWSSGRGRGKSSKIMFLKEKDLLLVDLAKHRVLSGDLHSAHTLLNTYNISNEGSVMFSNWMEQQLGYHQKESSQQQLDMLRFPFYRPIPFLDPAFAMRRTEVHIVKQVFDTLVIFNPKTKAIEPHLAHYWTNDETYKVWTFYLRKGIRFHHGKTMSSLDVAYTLQRIQNPKTESPHQWMVNGIKKITCMHEHAIQIELFEPNSLFVNVLNSSKLSIVPNDLHEHEEFSTFPVGTGPFSIKRNDKSKLLLQVNEYYFKERAHLDQIEIWIWPDFTVEQKLKSLNFKYLHITHSLRDGEGFNELNRFENESFYLAFNLHKQSPYQNVNFRKAFHLAINRTSLIEDLGGLRHKPASGFLSSNLIETYINDYDITKAREKLAQSGYAGETIHLYTYEMPLNIEDAQWIKRAAEKLGVYIEISVFPIEELRKKDVMMQADLIVAGEVFDANIEIELIGVYKEKGSFIGSLIGENYEEEIEELIATALKTSNKEQRLHILNNIENIIRNSYNVIFLYHNRQNAVHHDSLKGVSLNALGWIEYRELWLEK, encoded by the coding sequence ATGTTAGTGGAAGAGCACTACCTACAATTACGAACCCATTTTTCTAACGAACAGAACAGAGAATGGATTGAAGTAAAATTAACGAGAATCAGTGAAATTCTATATAGTACAAAAAGAAATACCAATATTCTAATCAAAAAAATGGAAGACCGTAACTGGATAAAGTGGTCTTCTGGAAGAGGTAGAGGAAAATCTTCTAAAATTATGTTTTTAAAAGAGAAAGACCTTTTATTAGTAGATCTTGCTAAACATAGAGTTTTGTCAGGTGACTTACATAGCGCGCATACTTTATTAAATACATATAATATCAGCAATGAAGGCAGCGTAATGTTCTCCAACTGGATGGAACAACAACTAGGGTATCATCAAAAAGAAAGTTCACAACAGCAATTGGACATGCTTCGTTTCCCATTTTATCGACCAATACCATTTCTAGATCCTGCATTCGCAATGCGTCGAACTGAAGTTCATATCGTTAAACAAGTGTTTGACACATTGGTTATCTTTAACCCGAAAACGAAAGCTATTGAACCTCATCTTGCCCATTATTGGACTAATGATGAAACATACAAGGTGTGGACATTTTATTTACGAAAGGGTATACGTTTTCATCATGGAAAAACGATGTCATCATTAGATGTGGCCTATACCTTACAAAGAATACAGAACCCTAAAACGGAATCACCACATCAATGGATGGTTAACGGTATAAAAAAAATTACTTGTATGCATGAACATGCCATTCAGATTGAACTTTTTGAACCTAACTCTTTATTTGTAAATGTTCTAAATTCTTCTAAATTGTCTATTGTCCCTAATGATTTACATGAGCATGAAGAATTTTCAACATTCCCGGTTGGAACAGGTCCATTTTCTATTAAACGAAACGACAAGTCTAAGCTATTATTACAAGTAAATGAATACTATTTCAAAGAAAGAGCTCATCTAGACCAAATTGAAATATGGATATGGCCAGACTTTACAGTTGAACAAAAACTAAAAAGCCTTAACTTTAAATACTTACATATAACTCATTCATTGAGAGATGGAGAAGGCTTCAACGAGTTAAATCGGTTTGAAAATGAGAGTTTTTATTTGGCGTTCAATTTACATAAACAATCACCATATCAAAATGTGAATTTTCGTAAAGCATTTCATCTTGCAATTAATAGGACCTCATTAATAGAAGACCTTGGTGGACTAAGGCATAAACCAGCAAGTGGCTTCCTGTCCAGTAATCTAATAGAAACATACATTAACGACTACGATATAACTAAAGCTAGAGAAAAACTAGCTCAAAGTGGTTACGCTGGAGAAACCATTCATTTGTATACATATGAAATGCCATTAAATATCGAAGATGCTCAGTGGATAAAAAGGGCAGCTGAAAAGCTAGGTGTTTACATCGAAATATCGGTATTTCCAATCGAGGAATTAAGAAAAAAGGATGTCATGATGCAGGCTGATCTAATTGTAGCAGGTGAAGTATTTGATGCAAATATTGAAATTGAATTAATCGGTGTCTATAAAGAGAAAGGTTCATTTATCGGCTCGCTTATAGGAGAAAATTATGAAGAAGAAATAGAAGAATTAATAGCAACAGCATTAAAAACATCAAATAAAGAACAGCGTTTGCACATATTAAATAACATTGAAAACATCATAAGAAACAGCTATAACGTTATATTTTTATATCACAACAGACAAAATGCAGTACACCATGACAGCTTAAAAGGTGTCTCTCTAAATGCACTTGGTTGGATAGAGTATAGAGAATTGTGGTTGGAAAAATGA
- a CDS encoding NUDIX domain-containing protein, protein MVNVEVPLRCTGVAAALLKRVGADYKVLLLKRDTAVLQDVWCYIGGSIEEGEKAWEAALREIEEETGITCNSLYTSNLFDQIYSPQENYIYIAPVFIGYVDEAQKVSLNYEHNDYKWVSFKEAFETVSLPGNEEVLRSIEKYFANRKPLHNLRIQQ, encoded by the coding sequence TTGGTTAATGTAGAAGTGCCGTTAAGATGTACAGGTGTTGCGGCTGCATTATTAAAAAGAGTTGGAGCAGATTACAAAGTTCTATTGCTTAAACGTGATACAGCAGTTTTACAAGATGTTTGGTGTTATATAGGTGGGAGTATAGAAGAAGGAGAAAAAGCGTGGGAAGCTGCTCTTAGAGAAATTGAAGAGGAGACAGGGATTACTTGTAATTCCCTCTATACCTCGAATCTATTTGATCAAATTTATTCACCTCAAGAAAATTACATCTATATTGCTCCGGTCTTCATAGGTTATGTGGATGAAGCACAAAAGGTAAGTTTAAACTATGAACATAATGATTATAAATGGGTTTCCTTCAAGGAAGCATTTGAAACAGTTTCATTACCAGGTAATGAAGAAGTACTTCGTTCTATCGAAAAATACTTTGCTAATCGTAAACCATTACATAATCTACGTATACAACAATAA
- a CDS encoding ATP-grasp domain-containing protein — MYKILKGTELENTPHVLFVGGWTKPIQDALERGFTVSYIGSYTKHVYFDGTILEKCFYKKEIDTTNIPICVYYAEELYKEKPFDMVVSFNETALDTASIIAKIFNVKGTSYNANMITRNKDMMREILAGKDFSIDSIVCNNIKDIDEFLNKKDSIIIKPPSGAGGKEVSKLDRGDDVEVFIKDNGIQLPILVEEYVEGNVVYTVEAVSHNKKHSILAISAEIFKEATFLINYTIMPAPIDESQKKLIIEKVMLFLDDMQLEDGITHTEVKIDRQNNPIIIESQVRIGGGNIWRMVELTTGISQFGYYYDALATKTIDEFRCVPSKCQAMSLSLIPKPGCLKEIKYEGLANISEVVLIDLLVKEGDTIPTIVDSTQRKGYILFTAYDINHMYEVADKICNNITFVYQDLSEWKPSFKKIFTRNVTHDWSLSQSHQKGQEKRQLSIN, encoded by the coding sequence ATGTATAAGATATTAAAAGGAACTGAACTAGAAAATACACCACACGTTTTATTTGTAGGGGGATGGACTAAGCCTATACAAGATGCTTTAGAAAGAGGATTTACTGTTTCGTATATAGGGTCTTACACTAAACACGTATATTTCGATGGAACGATCTTAGAAAAGTGTTTCTATAAAAAAGAAATAGACACAACAAACATACCCATATGTGTATACTACGCTGAAGAATTGTACAAAGAGAAACCGTTTGATATGGTTGTATCTTTCAACGAAACGGCCTTAGATACGGCTTCTATAATTGCAAAGATTTTTAATGTTAAAGGAACATCTTACAACGCTAATATGATAACCCGTAATAAAGACATGATGCGTGAAATTTTAGCAGGCAAGGACTTTTCGATAGATTCGATAGTTTGCAATAATATAAAAGATATTGATGAATTTTTGAACAAAAAAGATAGTATTATCATAAAGCCCCCGAGTGGTGCAGGTGGTAAAGAGGTATCTAAGTTAGACAGAGGAGATGACGTAGAGGTATTTATTAAAGATAACGGTATTCAGCTACCTATTTTAGTGGAAGAGTACGTTGAAGGTAACGTGGTTTATACGGTAGAAGCCGTTTCTCATAACAAAAAACATTCTATACTTGCTATATCAGCTGAAATATTTAAAGAAGCTACGTTTTTAATAAACTATACTATTATGCCGGCACCTATAGATGAATCTCAAAAAAAATTAATCATTGAGAAAGTCATGCTATTTTTGGACGACATGCAGCTGGAAGACGGCATTACTCATACAGAGGTAAAGATAGACAGACAAAATAACCCAATAATCATAGAGTCTCAAGTCAGAATAGGTGGAGGAAATATTTGGAGAATGGTAGAATTAACAACTGGCATATCTCAATTTGGATACTATTATGATGCGTTGGCAACTAAAACTATTGATGAATTTAGATGTGTACCTTCTAAATGTCAAGCTATGTCTTTAAGTTTGATTCCAAAACCAGGTTGCCTAAAAGAAATCAAGTATGAAGGATTAGCTAACATATCCGAGGTTGTATTAATTGATCTATTAGTAAAAGAGGGCGACACCATACCAACTATTGTAGACAGTACTCAACGTAAAGGTTATATATTATTTACGGCTTATGATATAAATCATATGTACGAAGTTGCAGACAAAATATGTAACAATATAACGTTTGTTTATCAGGATTTATCAGAATGGAAACCTTCTTTTAAAAAGATATTTACAAGGAATGTGACACATGACTGGTCTTTATCTCAATCTCATCAAAAAGGACAAGAAAAACGACAACTGTCGATTAACTAA
- a CDS encoding GrpB family protein, which produces MIEYEYVPQPEFKDREFFRKGLWRQGTSHLHICEFNSSEWIEKLLFRDYLRVHPHAAKEYASLKKELASKYKFDRPTYTKKKEPFIKTMIEKARSEIESK; this is translated from the coding sequence TTGATTGAATATGAATATGTCCCCCAACCTGAGTTTAAAGATAGAGAGTTTTTTAGGAAGGGATTATGGAGACAGGGTACTTCGCATCTACATATTTGTGAATTTAATAGCAGTGAGTGGATTGAAAAATTATTGTTTCGTGATTATCTTAGAGTACACCCCCATGCAGCTAAAGAGTATGCCTCACTAAAAAAAGAACTTGCTTCTAAATATAAGTTTGATAGACCGACTTATACAAAGAAGAAAGAACCGTTTATAAAAACCATGATAGAGAAGGCCAGGAGTGAGATAGAAAGTAAATAA
- a CDS encoding MFS transporter — protein sequence MKNNKHFNFYKLWLGQSISLLGTQFTLVALPLFALEVLETSEANAALLRGIIFIPYLIFGLVAGALIDVLHRKRVLLICSICQGVLFLSVFILTVTNIMTFPLLVFLMFLNGIFTTFYNIAIPSFLPEILTDKDNLKKGNAQLALSESLSIVIGPMLAGIVITLVGLTGSFTVDAVTYFVCFVFVLFISRFKPHTEGSLKNVNVKSIYKNIYEGLIYFKKHPVLEPIVSCGAVYGFFKYILNSILVIFLYKVMGLSELEIGFIVGSAAVGFLIGNTILMKKSQQFNNTKVLIYSATVSVIGLCFIPIMGYLGTVIGIVAASIIHGMGEGVFGPYAATIRQLASPSHMLGRVNAVQRTLNWGAWALGSFASALLVSIFGLQTTLFIGGFGTTLCLIVLLRRGVSKGTNIEYMTSL from the coding sequence ATGAAAAATAACAAACATTTTAATTTTTACAAGCTTTGGCTAGGACAGTCTATAAGTTTGTTAGGTACCCAGTTTACACTAGTAGCTTTGCCACTTTTTGCATTAGAGGTGCTAGAAACAAGTGAGGCGAATGCTGCCTTGCTTCGTGGGATTATATTCATCCCCTACCTAATTTTCGGATTAGTAGCTGGTGCTTTGATAGACGTCCTTCACAGAAAAAGGGTTTTGCTAATTTGTAGTATATGCCAAGGCGTTTTATTTTTATCAGTTTTCATACTGACTGTAACAAATATAATGACGTTCCCTTTATTGGTGTTTCTCATGTTTTTAAACGGCATATTTACTACTTTTTACAATATTGCAATTCCTTCTTTCTTGCCGGAAATATTAACAGATAAAGATAACTTGAAAAAAGGAAATGCTCAACTAGCTCTATCGGAGTCTCTTTCTATAGTAATTGGTCCTATGCTAGCAGGAATTGTTATTACTCTAGTTGGATTAACAGGCTCATTCACTGTTGACGCAGTAACGTATTTTGTTTGTTTTGTATTTGTATTATTTATTTCAAGGTTTAAACCGCATACAGAGGGCTCTTTAAAAAACGTAAATGTAAAATCCATTTATAAAAACATATATGAAGGGTTGATATATTTTAAAAAACACCCTGTGTTAGAACCAATTGTAAGTTGTGGCGCTGTTTACGGTTTTTTTAAATACATACTAAATAGCATTTTAGTAATATTCCTTTATAAGGTAATGGGTCTATCTGAACTTGAAATAGGATTTATTGTAGGTTCAGCAGCGGTAGGATTTTTAATAGGCAATACGATACTTATGAAAAAAAGTCAACAATTTAATAATACAAAAGTGCTTATTTATAGCGCTACTGTATCAGTTATTGGTCTGTGCTTTATACCGATCATGGGATATTTGGGAACCGTTATCGGCATAGTAGCTGCAAGTATCATACATGGTATGGGAGAAGGAGTATTTGGCCCTTACGCTGCAACCATACGACAACTTGCCTCACCAAGCCACATGCTAGGCAGAGTGAATGCTGTACAGCGTACGCTTAATTGGGGAGCTTGGGCATTAGGAAGTTTTGCTAGTGCATTGTTAGTTTCAATATTTGGACTTCAAACTACGTTATTTATAGGGGGCTTCGGAACAACATTGTGTTTAATAGTGTTGTTAAGGCGAGGCGTATCAAAAGGAACCAACATTGAATATATGACTTCACTTTAG
- a CDS encoding radical SAM protein yields the protein MTIEYLYKTPKTLLNKGTGFLSGYSHSLNPYTGCAYACSYCYVRQMPVSTFRKAEWGTWVDIKKDAASTFQKELLRAKTRGPVTIFMSSSTDPYQSIEHKEKVTQSLLKIMVESPPDFLLVQTRSPLVRRDIKMLQQLGTKVRVSMTVETDREDIRKHFAPYAPPIPARLKTLQLLAESGIPTQVAIAPVLPSSERFAEILRPLVSRVCIDDYFMGDGSGGKRTYKLGLQELYRNLEMEEWYHPSAYQMVYKRMRQYFSEDELFISQRGFEP from the coding sequence ATGACAATTGAGTATTTATATAAAACGCCGAAAACATTGCTGAATAAGGGTACTGGTTTTTTGTCCGGATATAGCCACTCATTGAATCCATATACGGGATGTGCATACGCCTGCTCGTATTGTTATGTGCGTCAAATGCCTGTCTCCACTTTTCGTAAGGCAGAATGGGGAACTTGGGTAGACATTAAGAAAGATGCTGCGTCTACATTTCAAAAAGAATTGCTCAGAGCTAAGACAAGAGGACCGGTCACCATCTTTATGTCATCTAGCACGGACCCTTATCAATCAATCGAACACAAAGAGAAAGTTACGCAGTCTTTACTGAAAATCATGGTGGAAAGTCCACCGGACTTCCTGCTTGTTCAAACACGAAGCCCACTTGTTCGCAGGGACATTAAGATGTTGCAACAGTTGGGAACCAAAGTTCGGGTAAGTATGACAGTAGAGACTGATAGAGAAGATATTCGCAAGCATTTTGCGCCGTACGCTCCTCCTATTCCGGCAAGGCTTAAAACACTCCAACTGCTTGCTGAATCCGGTATTCCCACACAGGTTGCCATCGCACCTGTATTGCCAAGTAGCGAGCGATTTGCAGAAATATTGCGGCCCCTGGTTAGCCGAGTATGTATTGATGATTATTTTATGGGGGACGGCAGCGGTGGGAAACGAACATACAAGTTGGGCTTACAAGAATTATATAGAAATCTAGAAATGGAAGAATGGTATCATCCTTCCGCCTATCAAATGGTTTATAAGCGCATGCGACAGTATTTTTCAGAAGACGAACTTTTCATTAGCCAGAGGGGTTTCGAACCATAG
- a CDS encoding MFS transporter — MNLPKPKENISIRQKNEHSSLWMNKNFVILFITGSIIAFGSKVYELALPLILYTLTASSVAMSTMRAIEFLPNLLLAMFIGVIVDRVNKKRWSLWAIFLQIVVLFLLFMLIQIGFENLIVFYSAGFMLMTCSYAYFNARASIIKQVLPTELLTPANASFAFITTFIGIMGPAITGLILFFSNLHIGLLITAIAFTVAFFLLMLLDSNEAEIERDTNFREELKEGWKELRNNRPLWMITILVIFTNSTSGMVDTMIIFFAKDVLQLNSSQLGIVLSCAGLGGLVGSSVVTWIRNKMAVGVILGMTTLLSGLTYFMLFIANNIWILGFSLFLYGLFGTISSICIWSYRQETTPHELIGRISGITGSMFKIGMPIAIIASGWIAEWYNPSLVFLLACMFSLLIFLWVRKSPLWKLV, encoded by the coding sequence ATGAATCTACCTAAACCAAAAGAAAACATATCTATTCGACAAAAGAACGAACATTCATCACTATGGATGAATAAAAATTTTGTTATTCTTTTCATCACTGGATCAATTATTGCTTTTGGAAGTAAGGTTTATGAATTAGCGCTTCCGTTGATATTATACACTTTAACAGCATCCTCAGTAGCAATGTCCACAATGAGGGCTATTGAATTTCTTCCTAATCTATTATTGGCAATGTTTATTGGTGTTATCGTTGATCGTGTCAATAAAAAAAGGTGGTCTTTATGGGCGATCTTTTTACAAATTGTTGTGCTTTTTCTGTTATTTATGCTCATCCAAATTGGGTTTGAGAACTTAATCGTTTTCTACAGTGCTGGATTCATGTTGATGACTTGTAGTTACGCTTATTTTAATGCAAGGGCAAGTATAATTAAGCAAGTATTACCAACAGAGTTATTAACTCCTGCTAACGCATCATTTGCATTTATTACTACATTTATTGGGATAATGGGCCCTGCAATAACAGGTTTAATATTATTTTTTTCTAATTTGCATATCGGTTTACTTATTACAGCAATTGCTTTTACCGTTGCATTCTTCCTACTCATGTTATTGGATTCAAACGAAGCTGAAATAGAGAGGGATACAAATTTTCGTGAAGAATTAAAAGAAGGCTGGAAAGAACTTAGAAATAATAGGCCACTCTGGATGATCACCATTCTAGTTATCTTTACTAACTCCACTTCGGGAATGGTAGATACAATGATTATCTTTTTTGCTAAGGATGTATTACAGCTAAATAGTTCACAATTGGGAATCGTCTTATCATGTGCTGGCCTTGGAGGATTGGTAGGGAGTAGTGTTGTTACGTGGATTCGCAATAAAATGGCGGTTGGTGTGATTCTCGGAATGACAACATTATTATCAGGTTTAACATACTTTATGTTATTTATTGCAAATAACATTTGGATATTAGGATTCAGTTTGTTTTTATACGGATTATTTGGAACGATCTCATCAATTTGTATTTGGTCATATCGCCAAGAAACGACGCCACATGAACTAATTGGAAGAATTAGCGGGATTACAGGTTCAATGTTTAAGATTGGTATGCCTATCGCAATTATTGCATCAGGCTGGATTGCAGAGTGGTATAATCCTTCGCTAGTATTTTTACTTGCTTGTATGTTTAGTCTATTAATTTTTCTATGGGTTCGTAAATCACCTTTGTGGAAATTGGTATAA